Sequence from the Salvelinus fontinalis isolate EN_2023a unplaced genomic scaffold, ASM2944872v1 scaffold_1801, whole genome shotgun sequence genome:
ATTCACcatggggagagaggatggggacatGCCAGACTCTCTACCAACCATCCCTGAGGGTAATATCTGTCTCACATCATTTACTGTCTTATGTATTAGCATAGAATTCCTAGTTAAGAGTAGATTAGAAGGAATTGTGGTTGACTGATATAATCAgtaagtgaaataaaataattctGTACAGTCAGTACACCAAAGTGAGAGGTGTcattcaacctggtctcagagcatttcgtattattctctACGTAAATCTTAAAAtcaatttagtatgatatgttaagttttgtatggtatgtattactttgtggatgtccatcaccaatTTCGGATgacatgttatgaattacaatttgtattatatgttacgaattagaaAAATATCAATATGTTCCGAATTTGCTaaaagtatgatatgttacgaattctagctaggtagctaggtggctaactttagctagcttgctaacgttagctaggctagggggtaaggtttaggggttagggttaaggttagggttaagtttggagttaggttaaagggttaaggttagagttatggtgtcacgcgggactaggtgggtgcaggaatcagacgcagagagagttCCACTGAGGTCTAGTGCTCTTTACTAAGGCACACAAAAAATGAAGCCCAAACAATACAGGGCGCAGAACATACAACTTGACAACCCAAAAACCATAGGGTGTCAAGTGTAAGAAAGAAAATTACACCTCAGCCTATAATGCACACACGTAACAAACTAAAGACAATACCCCACAACCCACAATAgaaaacagactacctaaatatggttcccaatcagagacaacgcaaaacacctgtctctgattgagaaccatatcaggtcaaacacatagaaatagacaaaccagacttacaacatagaatgcccacacagatcacaccctgaccaaacaaaacataaaacatacaaagcaaactatggtcagggcgtgacatatggtTATGGGAAGGGTAAAtaaaagggttatggttaggggaaggtttagcTAAAAGGATTGCATTTACGGTTAGGGGAACAATTAGCTAACATACTAATTTGAGTATCCCGAATGTACATTTACTGTGTTATGTCTAATCAATGAGACCAGGCAGTATCATTGGATGGCAGATAGCTTAATTGTTTAGTTTAATTGATCATTGGTAATGTTTAATTGATCATTGGTAAATGTTTAATTGATTCAGAGGTATTTGCAAAAGGCTACCCCAACCCGGCCTTCCATGAGGATACGAAGCCTCAGGAGCGGATGACAGAGGGGCAGCCAACCGTTGACACGGAGCGCAAGCCAAAGAAGGGCCTCGGGTAAGTAACATTGCCATAATGGCATTCCTACTTTACTCCTAATACAgttaaatatattttggtttgctCATGAATCTATGTTTCATTCTCAAGAAGGAAGAAAAAAGAACCAGCAAAAGCAGTGGGATTTTTCCAGTTGGTATGTCCTGATTTTGGTTTCAGAAATAGCAGGAAATACACAAGAATCTTTTGGCAATTTGCACATACACTGTAGTACATGTAGTATATGTCAAAATGGGGTAATTTGTTACAAGTGATCTTGACAAGATTCATATTCTCCAGTCATTCCAACGTCTGCTGCATTTGACTGTGGTTTTATGTGTGTTGTGTTTGCAGTTCCGCTACGCTACTGGTTGTGAGGTGCTCCTAATGATAATCGGCCTGCTATGTGCTGCTCTCCACGGGATAGCCCTGCCCCTTATGTGTGTTGTGTATGGACAGATGACCGACAGCTTTGTACAAAGTGGACAGCAGCTCAACCATACAGGTACATATTCTGTTTGACAAGGTACACATGTAGCATTgtcatttgatcactctgttgcaggacaagggctctattttaacaaacctaatgcAATGGTAAATCTAAGCGCTGGCGGTAGAGCTTTAGGTTGGGAGTTTGTCAGAAATATTTTTCTATTTTCACAACCAAAAATGATCGGCGCAGTGCTGACGGTGGCGAGAAAGGGCTTAGTTTTGACGATTAAACCAGTTATGGGTGTGTCaggcttggcccctcactggccaatcagaaagtGCTCCATGGCTAAATACATGGTTTATTCAGGTTGTGTATTTATGGTATTTTATGTATCGCATTGGAATCAACTCCAAATCCAAAGTTAGTccattatagtttgttaaacagCTTACAGaaattaaataacacaatgtagacCTATCCTATCTTTGCTTTGTTCTAAGTAATTGCATGGTGTCAATGTGGACAGATAtacatagcattcacactgatataggggtCTACTGTAAAGTGCATTATGGCTGAGCAGGGACATGCCAAAAGTTGTCAATAAGCTAGAAACAATTCATTATTGATAAGGCCTAAAAAGAGAGATTATCACATTTGAAACAAAACGAAACAATAACGTGTATTAAATAGGCTATGTCTAAATACACTTACAGGCACCATAATTACTCCCGGTGGTGATATAATAGTAGAACAACGCAGACTGTGGAGGGTTTTCTTTTCTCAGTAGCTGGACAGAGATCCAATGTAAAGAGAAAGTGAGGGGCCCCCCGAgtagcgcagcagtctaaggcactcaCAGTGCTTGAGGTGCCGGTACAGACCCAGGTTCAATCCtctgagcccgttggggagtcgCAGCGATGATACAAGACTGAAATTTGGGAGAATTCTAATACATAATAAAATTACAAATTAAAACAAGCAATCTTTtagttttttcaacaacaacaacaacaacaacaacaacaataaataaatgtaaaatgtagagATATCACAGAATCACTAGGATAAAAAATACAGACGCATTGCTGTAGAACCAGCCTTCGTTATAATAGGCCTGGGGTGAGGGTAGCCTACAGAGGGATGGGGTTTCAAAATATAAAACGGAAAACAAGCAGTTGTTGCAGGAAAATAACTTCTAAATATGAGGTTTACCAGCATTCACTGAGGTTCTCATCTTTCGTTTCATGATGGGCAtggacacatgtagcctacatcatGGAGGGGTTTAATGCATGTTCAAAGCATGGCTAAAATAATGTACGCCTGCCTACAATACATAGATAAAAGGGGAACGTCAGTTCAGTGTTTTGCTCCTCTCAAACTTGAtcttttaataaagctttggtgattaagattTGTTTCCAACCCTTTATACAATCTTGACTAGCCTACTTGATTGCATTGGGCAGGACAAAAACAAACCAGCCTTTATTGACAGAATCggaggctatgcttggtttttaatcaaatcaaatgaaatgggGGGAAAATATAGTGTTTAATGTTTTTAAATACTATGAAGGCCTATACAGGCACCAAAAGCACATAACTCTTGTTCCATATTCATATGAGCAGTGTGAGTCACGGCTGGATATCCGCTGTATAAATCGGTAAAACCAGCTTCTGtttggtcttaaatatccctGCCAGCACTCCCTGAAATTAGCACCGTGATCATGTCTTTAAGGACGCACCTCAAATATTTCC
This genomic interval carries:
- the LOC129850025 gene encoding ATP-dependent translocase ABCB1-like, translating into MGREDGDMPDSLPTIPEEVFAKGYPNPAFHEDTKPQERMTEGQPTVDTERKPKKGLGKKKEPAKAVGFFQLFRYATGCEVLLMIIGLLCAALHGIALPLMCVVYGQMTDSFVQSGQQLNHTDTCHPDQ